The sequence below is a genomic window from Deinococcus misasensis DSM 22328.
CCCCTTCAAAACCCCCTGAGCGCCCAGAGCCCCTGAATACGCCAAAGTGCCAACTTGCATTTTCATGCCCCCGGGTTAAGATGGCCCATGCTTGTTGATCTGCGTTCCGACACCGTCACCCGTCCCACCCCCGAGATGCTGCAAGCCATGCTGGAAGCCCCTGTGGGCGATGACGTGTATGGCGAAGACCCCACCGTCAACCTCCTGCAAGAAGAAGCAGCACGTCTGCTGGGTTTTGAAGCGGCCCTGTTCATGCCCTCTGGCACCATGACCAATCAGGTGGCGATTGCCACCCACACCAAACGCGGTCAGGAAGTGATCACCCAGCAAGGGGCGCACATCTACGAATACGAACTGGGCATGATGGCCACTTTCTCAGGTGTGGTTCCCAGATTTGTGGCTGCCCCTCTGGGGATTCCAGACCCTGCAGACATCCGCAAAGCCATTGGACGCAGCATCCACAAAAGCCCCACCGGCCTGATCTCTCTGGAAAACACCCACAACGTGGCCGGAGGAACGGTGGTCCCTCTGGATGTACTCAAAGGGGTCCGGGAAGTGAGCCTCTCGGAAGGCCTGCCCATGCACGTGGATGGTGCCCGTCTGATGAACGCTGCCGTGGCTCTGGGAGTGGATGTCAAAGAGATCACCCAGCACTTTGACTCGGTCAGTCTGTGTCTGAGCAAAGGGCTCGGGGCACCTGTAGGCAGCGTGCTGGCCGGATCCAGAGCCTTCATCAAAGAAGCCCACCGTTACCGCAAGATGATGGGAGGTGGCATGCGTCAGGCCGGAATTCTGGCTGCCGCTGCACGCCTTGCCCTGTCTCAGGGACCTGCCCGTCTGGCCGAAGACCACCGCAAAACCAGAGTCCTTGCGGAAGCTCTGGTGGCAGCAGGTTATGGGGTGAACATGGAAGCTGTGCAGACCAACATCATTTACGCTCAGGTTCCAGATGCTTTCCAGAAGGTGGAAGAGCTGAAGAGCAAAGGGATTCTGGCCAATGCCCTGTATGCAGACAGCCTGCGCGTGGTGCTGCACCACCAGATCACACAGGAAATGCTGGACCACACCATCGCCAACCTTTGAGACCCCATCAAAGCCCTTCAAAAAGCTCAGGCTGTCCTGAGCTTTTTCACTTGGGATAACACCTGGCAGAGCCAGAGTCCAGCACTTTGCCTTTGATTCTTGGATGGGCCGCCAGAAATTGCCACGTGTACTGGTCGTCTTGCAGGTTCAGTTTCAAAACCCCAAATTGACCATTCACCCGCTTTTCACTGCCTGCTTTGACAAAGAGGGTGCGGTATAGCACGGCCCCTCCTGTGCCCACGATGAATTGACGGATGCCCTCTGGGTCAGGGGCTCCCGAACTGTTCAGCGGAGCAAACCGCTCATAGTGGTGGTCGTGGCCCACCAGCACCAGATCGGCATGTTTTTCTTGCAGGATGTTCCACGCCTCCTGCATCACGCTGTTGTTGCCGTGGTATCCAGAGGACACCAGAGGATGGTGCCAGAAGGCCAGTGTGCACTTGCTGGAAGAAGATTCCAGATCTGAACGCAACCAGTTCAGTTGGGCCTGCATGGCCTCCCCTTTGAGGTTGGAATTGAGGGAGATCACCTTCCAGTTGTTGAAAGCCATGCTGTAATACCCTCTGGCTGCCTTTTCCCGAAAATATTGAAAGTAAGGTGCAGCATTTGCTGTTCCGTATTCGTGGTTTCCGGGTGCAGGATGGGTGCGGTCTTTGAAACTGCCCCATGCAGGATCGTAGCAATTCTGGAAATCGCTGCTGGAGCCTACAGGATAGGCCAGATCCCCAAGCGCAAGCACCACCGCCAGAGGGTCTTTCTGCAACTGGTCCCGCATCAGGTCACCTGTCCAGAAGGGGGCTTTGAGGTTGCACATCCCGATGTCCCCAGCCGCCAGCACCGTGCTTGTTGAAGAGGCACTCTGGGCCATTCCAGAGGAGCAAAAGAGCAGAAATCCCAGCATCCACATCTTTGAATTCATGGCTTTATGGTGGCACAGGTCCATGAAAACTGCCGTCATTCCTCCAGTAAACGCTGGATTTCCTCTGCGTATTTTTCGGCCCGTTTGCCTCCAAAGCCTTTGATGCCAGAGAGGCTTGCAAAGGAGAGGTCTTTCAATTGTGCCATCTCAAAAAGCTGGCGGTTGTGGGCAACCGTGTATTGCGGAGTGTTCTGCTTGCGGGCCTGTTCGGTGCGCCATGCACGGAGTTTTTCAAAACGCTCTTGCTCCTCTCCAGAGAGTTCGGAGAGGTTCAGCTCTGGAGGGGCAGGCTTCTCTGGTGCGGTTTTGCTGGCTGGTGCCTCAGGGGCAGTTGCGGTTTTTTCCAGCACTTTCAGGGCGTGAAACAGGGCACGCACCACCTGAGGATGCTGATAAGGGCTGCTGTTTTCAAAAACCTCTCCAGAGTGGGGGTCCACCCCATCGGCGAGCAATTGCAAAATGCGAAGGGTTTCAGGTCTGTCCATGACGGTCAGCGTATCTCAAAGGTGTTCCTGTCGGTATACCTGGAATCCCCGTGAGAGATAATTCTGAAGGGCACCCGGATGATCCCAGTCACAGGTGTTCAGGAAAACCCTTGTCGCCCCGAGGTCCCATGCCGTCTGGATGACCCCGGTCAGGAAAGGCCCCCCCAATCCCATGCCGATGTAACGGTCTGCCAGTCCAAACATGCTGATTTCATATTCGGTGCCGTAAGGTTTCAGTTCGGCGTACCCGATGGGAGTGTTTTTCAGTTCGGCGATGATGAGTTGTAGACCGGGCTCCTCAGCGAAAGCCTGCCACTGTTCGTCGGTCCAAGGGAGGCGATCGGTCCAGCGGTAATCTTTGCCCACCCACTGGTAAAAAAAGCGGTTCAACCGGTAATCCTGAACCTCTGGAATGCGAACCTGAAAAGCTGGCTCGGGGCTGAATTTGGGGTTCAATTGCTCTGGATGGGTCATTTCCAGATGGGTGATGGTCTTGTGCATGTCCAATTCTATCCATCACCCTGCGTCGCATCAAAAAAATCCTCCCCAGATCGGGGAGGATGAGCAGACAACTTCAGGGTTTCAGCGCATCACCACTTCTTTGCCAAACAGGGTTTTGGGCCCAGTGACTTTCAGACGCACCTGCAAGCCTCTGGAGTACTCCGCCAGTTGCCCGAGC
It includes:
- the ltaE gene encoding low-specificity L-threonine aldolase — its product is MLVDLRSDTVTRPTPEMLQAMLEAPVGDDVYGEDPTVNLLQEEAARLLGFEAALFMPSGTMTNQVAIATHTKRGQEVITQQGAHIYEYELGMMATFSGVVPRFVAAPLGIPDPADIRKAIGRSIHKSPTGLISLENTHNVAGGTVVPLDVLKGVREVSLSEGLPMHVDGARLMNAAVALGVDVKEITQHFDSVSLCLSKGLGAPVGSVLAGSRAFIKEAHRYRKMMGGGMRQAGILAAAARLALSQGPARLAEDHRKTRVLAEALVAAGYGVNMEAVQTNIIYAQVPDAFQKVEELKSKGILANALYADSLRVVLHHQITQEMLDHTIANL
- a CDS encoding metallophosphoesterase family protein; this translates as MNSKMWMLGFLLFCSSGMAQSASSTSTVLAAGDIGMCNLKAPFWTGDLMRDQLQKDPLAVVLALGDLAYPVGSSSDFQNCYDPAWGSFKDRTHPAPGNHEYGTANAAPYFQYFREKAARGYYSMAFNNWKVISLNSNLKGEAMQAQLNWLRSDLESSSSKCTLAFWHHPLVSSGYHGNNSVMQEAWNILQEKHADLVLVGHDHHYERFAPLNSSGAPDPEGIRQFIVGTGGAVLYRTLFVKAGSEKRVNGQFGVLKLNLQDDQYTWQFLAAHPRIKGKVLDSGSARCYPK
- a CDS encoding HRDC domain-containing protein, coding for MDRPETLRILQLLADGVDPHSGEVFENSSPYQHPQVVRALFHALKVLEKTATAPEAPASKTAPEKPAPPELNLSELSGEEQERFEKLRAWRTEQARKQNTPQYTVAHNRQLFEMAQLKDLSFASLSGIKGFGGKRAEKYAEEIQRLLEE
- a CDS encoding GNAT family N-acetyltransferase; this translates as MHKTITHLEMTHPEQLNPKFSPEPAFQVRIPEVQDYRLNRFFYQWVGKDYRWTDRLPWTDEQWQAFAEEPGLQLIIAELKNTPIGYAELKPYGTEYEISMFGLADRYIGMGLGGPFLTGVIQTAWDLGATRVFLNTCDWDHPGALQNYLSRGFQVYRQEHL